The genomic region CAGGCGACACAGGTCCACGGTGGCCTCGGTGTGCCCGGCCCGGCGCAGGACGCCCCCTTCCCGGGCGATGAGGGGGAACACGTGCCCGGGGCGGGTCAGGTCCTCGGGCCCGGTGGTGGGGTCGGCGAGGGTGAGGACCGTCCGCGCCCGGTCGGCGGCGGAGATCCCGGTGGAGACGCCCCGCCGTGCGTCTACGGAGATCGTGAACGTCGTCTCGTGGCTGTCCTCGGGGGGCTCGATCATCGGCCTGAGCTCAAGCCGTTTTGCCCGCTCCCGGGGCAGGGGCACACACAGGAGTCCCCGCCCCTCGCGGAGCATGAAGTTGATCGCGTCCGGGGTCGCCTTCTCCGCCGCCAGCACGAGGTCGCCCTCGTTCTCCCGGTCCTCGTCGTCCACGACGATGATCATCCGCCCCGCACGGAGCGCTTCCACTGCTTCTTCGACTGTCGCCAGTTTCACCTCTCCCTCCACGTCCGCACGTATTTCGCCAGGACGTCGAACTCCAGGTTCACCCGCTCCCCCCCCCGGCGGTGGGAGAGGTTTGTCTGGTGCCACGTGTAGGGGACGATCGCGCACCGGAACGTGCCCTCCCCCACAGCGAACGGGGTCAGGCTGATCCCGTCTACCCCCACCGATCCCTTGTCGGCGAGGAGGAGGTCGAACCGGGGGTCGAACGCGATTTCCACCACGACTTCTTCCCCCCGCCGCTCGATCCAGGCGACCTTCCCCACCGTGTCCACGTGGCCGAGGAGGAGGTGCCCCCCGAGCTCTTCTCCCACACGGAGGGCCGGTTCGAGGTTCACCGGATCCCCTGGGCGGAGGTCGCCGAGCGTGGTGCGGCGGACCGTCTCTGCCGACAGGTCCATCACCGCCCGCCCGGCGTTCGCCTCGGTTACGGTCAGGCAGACCCCGTTCACGGCGAGGCTCGCCCCGCGAGGGAGGGCGAGCTCCCCGGCCTGGACGACGAGGTGGTGAGGGGAGCGCTCCCCCACCCGGCCCACGGAACGCACGATGCCGGTGAACATCGCGGGGGGAGTGTACGTCCGGCAGGGGGTTGTCCCAAGGCATGTTGTGGCGGGAAGCTCTCCCCGGTAAAGTCGCAAGGTTATGCGCGTGTGCATCCTTGTCCTCAGCATCCTGGCGACGATCGCGTGTCCCGTCTTCGCTGCCTCTGAGCCGGTGGAGATCCGGCGTTCGGTCGAGGAGGGGACGGAGATCGTCCAGGTCACGACGAGCCTCCTCCGCTACACGTTTTCCGCGGCGGGCGGGACCATGAAGAGCGCGTTCGTTCACTTCGCGTCCTACGGCTCGACCCCCCTCGACGCTGTTCCCGGTTGGGGAAGCGGTGCCCAGCCGACGTTGGCGTATGGGGTCAGCCTCCCGTTCGAGGTCTGGCTCGGTGAGGAGGACGCCGATCTTCGGGCCTACACGATTGAAACGACCCAGCCCACGCCGGAGGAGGCGGTGGTTCGCAT from Candidatus Bipolaricaulis anaerobius harbors:
- a CDS encoding riboflavin synthase, with the translated sequence MFTGIVRSVGRVGERSPHHLVVQAGELALPRGASLAVNGVCLTVTEANAGRAVMDLSAETVRRTTLGDLRPGDPVNLEPALRVGEELGGHLLLGHVDTVGKVAWIERRGEEVVVEIAFDPRFDLLLADKGSVGVDGISLTPFAVGEGTFRCAIVPYTWHQTNLSHRRGGERVNLEFDVLAKYVRTWRER